AGAGCAGATGTACAAACACAAGTTGGTAGACTTTGTGATCCACTTCATGGAGGAGATTGACAAGGAGATCAGTGAGATGAAGCTGTCAGTCAATGCCCGTGCCCGCATTGTGGCTGAGGAGTTCCTTAAGAATGTGAGTAGGGGCCTTTCAGCTTTCCTTCCAGAGGCCAAAGGATCTGGGGGTCATGTTGAGAACTTAGCATCTGGTGGGAAAGGGGTCCAAGCAGTGTGTTTATATCTTCTGAGCTCTCTAGGACCCCTGGGCACAGCAGGTCAGTCAGGTGCTTTGGAGCCAGAGGACCCCAAGTTCATCTCTGAGAGCTACAAGGCGTTTTCTATGTTTGGGTGTCTGGGATGTCTCCTAGTCCCTCATAGGAACTTGGACACTCATTTCTACATCTCAAGATATTCACA
This sequence is a window from Macaca fascicularis isolate 582-1 chromosome 2, T2T-MFA8v1.1. Protein-coding genes within it:
- the ARPC4 gene encoding actin-related protein 2/3 complex subunit 4 isoform X5; amino-acid sequence: MRFMMMRAENFFILRRKPVEGYDISFLITNFHTEQMYKHKLVDFVIHFMEEIDKEISEMKLSVNARARIVAEEFLKNF